From one Brevundimonas sp. PAMC22021 genomic stretch:
- the panD gene encoding aspartate 1-decarboxylase: MLVTLMKSKLHRATVTQADLDYEGSIAIDMDLLDAAGIYPHEQVDVLNITNGARFTTYAIEAPRGSRVIGVNGAAARLVQKNDKVIVVTYGQLPQEEARQWSPNVVLLDDRNEVKPAA, translated from the coding sequence ATGCTGGTCACCCTGATGAAGTCCAAGCTGCACCGCGCCACGGTGACCCAGGCCGACCTGGACTATGAAGGCTCCATCGCCATCGACATGGACCTGCTGGACGCCGCCGGCATCTATCCGCACGAGCAGGTGGACGTGTTGAACATCACCAACGGTGCGCGCTTCACCACCTACGCCATCGAGGCCCCGCGCGGCTCGCGCGTGATCGGTGTCAACGGCGCGGCCGCCCGCCTGGTGCAGAAGAACGACAAGGTGATCGTCGTCACCTACGGCCAGCTTCCCCAGGAAGAAGCCCGCCAGTGGTCGCCCAACGTCGTGCTGCTGGACGACCGCAACGAGGTCAAGCCGGCGGCTTAA
- a CDS encoding division/cell wall cluster transcriptional repressor MraZ — MFLSTYEKQLDGKRRLLIPQDYRTADNGAESAIFIFPSIEADCLEAGGDRLFAVYAEMIRALPFGSAERSALEWQVMGEQTRLNFDSGGRITLPEALCEEAGLGADGGDSVMIVGLDDRFQIWSKDKWQARRAEQRALAKAGLAQVGALKLQAQMKLAAGGGA; from the coding sequence GTGTTTCTCTCGACCTACGAGAAGCAGCTGGACGGCAAGCGCCGCCTCCTGATCCCTCAGGACTATCGCACCGCCGACAATGGGGCCGAGAGCGCCATCTTCATCTTCCCGTCGATCGAGGCGGACTGCCTGGAGGCCGGCGGCGACCGGCTGTTCGCCGTCTATGCCGAGATGATCCGCGCCCTGCCGTTCGGCTCGGCCGAGCGGTCGGCGCTGGAATGGCAGGTGATGGGTGAGCAGACGCGTCTGAACTTCGACTCCGGCGGCCGCATCACCCTGCCCGAGGCGCTGTGCGAGGAGGCCGGGCTGGGCGCTGATGGGGGCGACAGCGTGATGATCGTGGGCCTGGACGATCGCTTCCAGATCTGGAGCAAGGACAAGTGGCAGGCGCGCCGCGCCGAGCAGCGTGCCCTGGCGAAGGCCGGGTTGGCCCAGGTCGGCGCCCTGAAGCTGCAGGCGCAGATGAAGCTGGCGGCGGGAGGCGGCGCATGA
- a CDS encoding penicillin-binding protein 2: MWRLEHGFERAKADARPEEDTRVRIFLVLIVFSVVFGALALGAAHAALLADKGRLWAAANPHALVRGDLTDRNGELLATNITHYGLYIDPAEIWDKRLAFTQLRRAIPRLPAKRLNKVLDGDRRLIVLTGLTPSEREAVHALALGGVSFEPEDRRVYPLGTSAVHLIGDADTGGQGVAGAELAFNEEVRAAGQRGESFPLSIDLRVQGVLENELARAATETGSKGAVGIIADVQTGEVLGMASWPTFNPAERARAPQGATLNRAVSGHYEMGSVFKSFTVAAGIDTGRADMNTLFDASQAFQIGTRKIKDFHAQNRVMTLEEVYLHSSNIGTSQLAVEMGPDVMRTYFTNLGLLAAAPIELKESARPVVPRKWDNSTLASLSFGYGIMATPAQVSAAMGALTNGGRYIPLSLRKGGAPGARPRQAVSEQTSLTMLDLLRRNVVRGSGGLADAPGLRVGGKTGSANKLVNGRYDPSHAVGSFAAVFPADGPVNAKRYSILILMDEPSQYPKTGGYVAAPAVGRIADRVAGFLGVERRADRYRTATGEKVPAFQDIEGDGR; the protein is encoded by the coding sequence ATGTGGCGGCTCGAGCACGGGTTCGAGAGGGCCAAGGCCGATGCGCGACCGGAAGAGGACACGCGCGTCCGCATCTTTCTGGTGCTGATCGTCTTTTCGGTGGTGTTCGGCGCGCTGGCGCTGGGCGCCGCGCACGCGGCGCTTCTGGCCGACAAGGGGCGGCTGTGGGCGGCGGCCAATCCGCACGCCCTGGTGCGCGGCGACCTGACCGACCGCAACGGCGAGCTTCTGGCCACCAACATCACCCACTACGGCCTGTACATCGACCCGGCCGAGATCTGGGACAAGCGGCTGGCGTTTACTCAGCTTCGTCGCGCCATTCCGCGCCTGCCGGCCAAGCGGTTGAACAAGGTTCTGGACGGCGACCGTCGGCTGATCGTGCTGACGGGGCTGACGCCGTCGGAGCGCGAGGCGGTGCACGCGCTGGCGTTGGGCGGCGTGTCGTTCGAGCCTGAGGACCGCCGCGTCTATCCGCTGGGGACCTCGGCGGTTCACCTGATCGGCGACGCCGACACCGGGGGGCAGGGCGTCGCGGGCGCCGAGCTGGCCTTCAACGAAGAGGTGCGCGCTGCCGGCCAGCGCGGCGAAAGCTTCCCGCTGTCGATCGACCTGCGCGTGCAGGGCGTGCTGGAAAACGAACTGGCGCGCGCCGCGACCGAGACCGGCTCCAAGGGCGCGGTCGGCATCATCGCCGATGTCCAGACCGGCGAAGTGTTGGGCATGGCGTCGTGGCCGACGTTCAATCCGGCCGAACGCGCGCGTGCGCCGCAGGGCGCGACGCTGAACCGGGCGGTGTCCGGCCACTACGAGATGGGGTCGGTGTTCAAGAGCTTCACCGTCGCCGCCGGCATCGACACCGGCCGGGCCGACATGAACACCCTGTTCGACGCCTCCCAGGCGTTCCAGATCGGCACCCGCAAGATCAAGGACTTCCACGCCCAGAACCGGGTCATGACGCTGGAGGAGGTCTATCTCCACTCGTCCAACATCGGCACCTCGCAGCTGGCGGTGGAGATGGGTCCGGACGTGATGCGGACCTACTTCACCAATCTGGGTCTGCTGGCGGCCGCGCCGATCGAGCTGAAGGAATCCGCCCGGCCGGTCGTGCCGCGCAAGTGGGACAACTCCACGCTCGCCTCCCTGTCGTTCGGCTACGGCATCATGGCGACCCCAGCCCAGGTGTCGGCGGCCATGGGCGCCCTGACCAACGGCGGCCGCTACATTCCGCTGAGCCTCAGAAAGGGCGGCGCGCCGGGCGCCCGGCCGCGCCAGGCGGTGTCGGAACAGACCTCGCTGACGATGCTGGACCTCTTGCGCCGCAATGTGGTGCGCGGTTCGGGCGGGCTGGCGGATGCGCCCGGCCTGCGGGTCGGCGGCAAGACCGGATCGGCCAACAAGCTGGTGAACGGCCGCTATGATCCCTCGCACGCCGTGGGCTCGTTCGCCGCGGTGTTCCCGGCGGATGGCCCGGTCAACGCCAAACGCTATTCCATCCTGATCCTGATGGACGAGCCGTCGCAGTATCCAAAGACCGGCGGCTATGTCGCGGCGCCCGCCGTCGGCCGCATCGCCGATCGCGTCGCCGGCTTCCTGGGCGTCGAGCGCCGGGCCGATCGCTATCGCACCGCGACTGGCGAGAAAGTCCCGGCCTTTCAGGACATCGAGGGAGACGGTCGTTGA
- a CDS encoding SIMPL domain-containing protein gives MTRTTRALALGGALLAATAIAATAQAQSQPIGGAPLTIQAVTERPSLNLSAYGEVKTAPDMATITFGVQTEAPTAQAAMQQNAEQMTRVIAALRRAGIAERDVQTSGLNLQAQYDYQENQPPRLRGYQAINRVTVTINDLTKVGSTADAVVAAGVNQIDGIGFGLKDPTTAENEARQLAVRALQAKAALYAQALNQPLGSIRSLTEGGGYSPQPPRPPVMYARAAMADMASTPVAAGELTVRIDVTGVYDLAR, from the coding sequence ATGACCCGCACCACCCGCGCCCTGGCCTTGGGCGGCGCCCTGTTGGCCGCCACCGCCATCGCCGCCACAGCGCAGGCCCAGTCCCAGCCGATCGGCGGCGCGCCCCTGACCATCCAGGCGGTGACGGAGCGGCCGTCGCTGAACCTGTCGGCCTATGGGGAGGTCAAGACCGCGCCGGACATGGCGACCATCACCTTCGGCGTGCAGACCGAGGCCCCGACCGCCCAGGCCGCCATGCAGCAGAACGCCGAGCAGATGACACGCGTCATCGCTGCGCTGCGCCGCGCCGGGATCGCCGAGCGCGACGTCCAGACCTCGGGCCTGAACCTGCAGGCGCAGTACGATTACCAAGAAAACCAGCCGCCTCGCCTGCGGGGCTATCAGGCGATCAACCGGGTCACGGTGACCATCAACGATCTCACCAAGGTCGGAAGCACCGCCGATGCGGTCGTGGCCGCCGGCGTCAACCAGATCGACGGCATCGGCTTCGGCCTGAAGGACCCGACGACGGCCGAGAACGAGGCGCGCCAACTGGCGGTGCGCGCCTTGCAGGCCAAGGCCGCGCTTTACGCCCAGGCTCTGAACCAGCCGCTGGGATCGATCCGCAGCCTGACCGAAGGCGGCGGCTATTCGCCCCAGCCCCCGCGCCCGCCGGTGATGTACGCTCGCGCCGCCATGGCCGACATGGCTTCGACGCCCGTCGCCGCCGGTGAACTGACGGTCCGGATCGACGTCACCGGCGTCTACGACCTGGCGCGGTGA
- the sppA gene encoding signal peptide peptidase SppA produces the protein MKQFFLTVLGVFTGLILFLVVVPVVLLTAALTTSSKPTTPAQTVLELDLREGLSDQPSSNPFAAFSGAGLSVTRVVDVLAQAGEDRNVKALLIRLPEMGMTPATADELSQAIRRFRAAGKPVIAHSQGWMPVGTAVSSYMVGAAADQLWMQNTATFGAAGFSTDEMFLGRAFEKYGVDAEFEQRYEYKNAVNQFTQSDFTPAHREAMTAWMTAIYDSAVSGAARGRGMTPQALRGVIEAGPYSAQAALTARLIDRVGQVEEAEAEAKRRAGSRGEIVEFGDYASNVGEREGSGRSAVAIVGGEGAIVTGRGGGGSFGGGSSIQSDDTAEAIYDAIEDKDVKAIVFRVSSPGGSPEASEQILAAVRAARAAGKPVVVSMGAYAASGGYWISSEADWIVAQPSTLTGSIGVFGGKFVLADALARFGVDTRQIGVGGDYASAFSTSQPFSPSQRAAFAAGMDRTYEDFIARVSTGRKLPAERVREIARGRVWTGAQALPLGLVDQLGGVTEAVAKAKALARIPADQSVRFKRFPEQKSPWEALSEAFGVQSEAARALVMLGGVMADPQAQAVMRRVEGERMRGQGASVLAEQPLP, from the coding sequence ATGAAACAGTTCTTCCTGACGGTTCTCGGCGTCTTCACCGGGCTGATCCTGTTCCTGGTGGTGGTGCCGGTGGTGCTGCTGACGGCGGCGTTGACGACCTCGTCCAAGCCGACGACGCCGGCCCAGACGGTGCTGGAGCTGGATCTGCGCGAGGGTCTCAGCGACCAGCCGTCGTCCAATCCGTTCGCTGCCTTCAGCGGGGCGGGGCTTTCGGTGACGCGCGTGGTGGACGTGCTGGCCCAGGCCGGGGAGGACCGCAACGTCAAGGCGCTGCTGATCCGCCTGCCCGAGATGGGCATGACGCCGGCGACGGCGGACGAGCTCAGCCAGGCGATCCGCCGCTTCCGCGCAGCGGGCAAGCCGGTGATCGCACACAGCCAGGGCTGGATGCCGGTCGGCACGGCCGTTTCCAGCTATATGGTCGGCGCGGCGGCCGACCAGTTGTGGATGCAGAACACCGCGACATTCGGCGCGGCGGGCTTCTCGACCGACGAGATGTTCCTGGGTCGCGCATTTGAAAAGTACGGCGTCGATGCCGAGTTCGAGCAACGCTACGAATACAAGAACGCCGTCAACCAGTTCACCCAGAGCGATTTCACGCCCGCGCACCGCGAGGCGATGACCGCCTGGATGACCGCCATCTACGACAGCGCCGTCAGCGGTGCGGCGCGCGGACGGGGCATGACGCCTCAGGCTCTGCGCGGCGTGATCGAGGCCGGGCCGTACTCGGCGCAGGCCGCCCTGACCGCCCGCCTGATCGACCGTGTCGGTCAGGTCGAGGAAGCGGAGGCCGAGGCCAAGCGCCGGGCCGGCTCGCGCGGCGAGATCGTGGAGTTCGGCGACTACGCCTCCAACGTCGGAGAGCGCGAAGGCTCGGGCCGCAGCGCCGTCGCCATCGTCGGCGGCGAGGGCGCCATCGTCACCGGACGCGGCGGCGGCGGAAGCTTCGGCGGCGGCTCGTCCATCCAGTCGGACGATACGGCCGAGGCCATCTATGACGCCATCGAGGACAAGGACGTAAAGGCCATCGTCTTCCGCGTCTCCTCGCCCGGCGGCTCGCCGGAAGCGTCCGAGCAGATCCTGGCGGCGGTGCGCGCCGCGCGCGCGGCGGGCAAGCCGGTGGTGGTGTCCATGGGCGCCTATGCCGCGTCCGGCGGCTACTGGATCAGTTCGGAGGCCGACTGGATCGTGGCCCAGCCTTCGACCCTGACCGGCTCGATCGGCGTGTTCGGCGGCAAGTTCGTGCTGGCCGACGCGCTGGCGCGCTTCGGCGTCGATACGCGCCAGATCGGCGTGGGCGGCGACTACGCCAGCGCCTTTTCCACCAGCCAGCCGTTCAGTCCGTCCCAGCGTGCGGCCTTCGCCGCCGGCATGGACCGGACCTATGAGGACTTCATCGCCCGCGTCTCGACCGGCCGCAAGTTGCCGGCCGAGCGGGTGCGCGAGATCGCGCGCGGCCGGGTCTGGACGGGCGCGCAGGCTTTGCCGCTGGGCCTGGTGGACCAGCTGGGTGGGGTGACCGAAGCTGTGGCCAAGGCCAAGGCACTGGCCCGCATTCCGGCCGACCAATCGGTGCGGTTCAAGCGCTTCCCCGAGCAGAAGTCGCCGTGGGAGGCGCTGTCGGAGGCTTTTGGCGTGCAAAGCGAGGCGGCGCGAGCCCTGGTCATGCTGGGCGGCGTCATGGCCGATCCGCAGGCGCAGGCTGTGATGCGCCGCGTCGAGGGCGAGCGGATGCGAGGCCAGGGCGCCTCGGTGCTGGCGGAGCAGCCGCTGCCTTGA
- a CDS encoding UDP-N-acetylmuramoyl-L-alanyl-D-glutamate--2,6-diaminopimelate ligase, whose amino-acid sequence MSALRLSDLLRRDVAADPVITGVTADSRKVGPGALFVALPGTASDGRAFIPQALAQGAAAVLAPVDTPVEAAPVLVTSGDVRRAYAIAARSFYGAQPRTCVAVTGTNGKTSVAAFSRQIWASLGYKSASMGTLGVVGQKGQKTYALTDPGLTSPDAADAARLMAELAAKEVTHVCLEASSHGIDQRRLDGVALKAAAFTNLTQDHLDYHGDMDSYRTAKMRLFETLLPRGRTAVLNADSEAYGAFASASIMAGLGVMGVGERGRDLTLLARRATAEGQRLTLDVRGDAREILLPLAGAFQASNALVAAGLCIAAGERPDAVIGALEQLQGARGRLQRIDAGERGGEVYVDYAHTPDGLETVLQALRPHAKGRLIVVFGAGGDRDRGKRPLMGEVAGRLADYAIVTDDNPRGENPAAIRAEIRRGCPDAVEIGDRRSAIGYAIEMMRDGDVVVIAGKGHEQGQIVGGVTHPFDDATVAAEALSVHA is encoded by the coding sequence TTGAGCGCGCTTCGACTGTCCGACCTCCTGCGCCGCGACGTCGCGGCCGATCCGGTGATCACCGGCGTGACCGCCGACAGCCGCAAGGTCGGCCCCGGCGCCTTGTTCGTGGCCCTGCCGGGCACGGCCTCCGACGGCCGCGCCTTTATCCCGCAGGCGCTGGCGCAGGGCGCGGCGGCGGTGCTGGCGCCGGTCGACACGCCGGTCGAGGCCGCGCCGGTGCTGGTCACCTCGGGCGACGTGCGCCGCGCCTACGCCATCGCCGCGCGCAGCTTCTATGGCGCCCAGCCCAGGACCTGCGTGGCCGTGACCGGCACCAACGGCAAGACCTCGGTCGCTGCCTTCAGCCGCCAGATCTGGGCCAGCCTCGGCTACAAGTCGGCCAGCATGGGCACGCTGGGCGTGGTGGGGCAGAAGGGTCAAAAGACCTACGCCCTGACCGATCCCGGCCTGACCAGTCCGGACGCCGCCGACGCCGCGCGCCTGATGGCCGAGCTGGCCGCCAAGGAGGTGACGCACGTCTGCCTGGAGGCCTCCTCCCACGGCATCGACCAGCGGCGGCTGGACGGCGTGGCGCTGAAGGCGGCGGCCTTCACCAACCTGACGCAGGACCACCTCGACTACCACGGCGACATGGATAGCTATCGCACGGCCAAGATGCGGCTGTTCGAGACCCTGCTGCCGCGCGGCCGCACAGCGGTGCTGAACGCCGATTCGGAGGCCTACGGCGCCTTCGCATCCGCCTCGATCATGGCGGGGCTGGGGGTGATGGGCGTGGGCGAGCGCGGGCGCGACCTGACGCTGCTGGCCAGACGTGCGACGGCCGAGGGCCAGCGGCTGACGCTGGACGTGCGCGGCGACGCGCGCGAGATACTGCTGCCGCTTGCCGGCGCCTTTCAGGCTTCGAACGCCCTGGTGGCGGCGGGCCTGTGTATCGCGGCGGGCGAGCGGCCGGATGCGGTGATCGGCGCGCTTGAACAGCTTCAGGGCGCGCGCGGTCGGCTGCAGCGGATCGACGCCGGCGAGCGCGGCGGCGAGGTCTATGTCGACTACGCCCACACGCCGGACGGGTTGGAGACGGTGCTGCAGGCGCTGCGTCCGCACGCCAAGGGGCGGCTGATCGTGGTGTTCGGCGCAGGCGGCGACCGCGACCGGGGCAAGCGGCCGCTGATGGGCGAAGTGGCGGGGCGTCTGGCCGACTACGCCATCGTCACCGACGACAATCCGCGTGGAGAAAACCCGGCGGCGATCCGGGCCGAGATCCGGCGCGGTTGTCCGGACGCGGTCGAGATCGGCGATCGTCGCAGCGCCATCGGCTACGCCATCGAGATGATGCGCGACGGCGATGTGGTGGTGATCGCCGGAAAAGGGCATGAACAGGGTCAGATCGTCGGCGGCGTGACCCATCCGTTCGACGACGCCACCGTTGCTGCCGAGGCCCTTTCCGTCCATGCCTGA
- a CDS encoding cell division protein, with translation MSALLLSGRETLVRLFEMKVRGVRWVELIGAVLVAVMIVSVYAAKAGAARESSRIAQLEQDIAENGQRVRLLRAEAARLEQPARLESLSRQIGMAPVDVHRQADETALPALKAPQADLSDKAVAPPSPPPAPAQDAAPVAAPPAEEAQ, from the coding sequence ATGAGCGCCCTGCTGCTGTCCGGCCGCGAGACGCTGGTCCGCCTGTTCGAGATGAAGGTGCGCGGCGTGCGCTGGGTCGAGCTGATCGGCGCCGTTCTGGTCGCCGTGATGATCGTCTCGGTCTATGCGGCCAAGGCGGGCGCGGCGCGTGAAAGCAGCCGCATCGCCCAGCTGGAGCAGGACATCGCCGAGAACGGCCAGCGCGTGCGCCTGCTGCGCGCCGAGGCCGCGCGGCTCGAGCAGCCGGCGCGGCTGGAAAGCCTGTCGCGGCAGATCGGCATGGCCCCGGTCGATGTGCATCGTCAGGCCGACGAGACGGCGCTGCCGGCGCTGAAGGCGCCGCAGGCTGATCTTTCCGACAAGGCCGTGGCGCCTCCGTCGCCACCGCCCGCGCCCGCTCAGGACGCCGCGCCCGTCGCCGCCCCGCCGGCCGAGGAGGCGCAATGA
- a CDS encoding N-acetylmuramoyl-L-alanine amidase: MALDLIEAPSPNFDTRRAPPDAIVLHYTGMETGEAALARLRDTDARVSAHYMVEEDGRVFRLVPEARRAWHAGRGTWQGETDLNAASIGIEIVNPGHEFGYREFPAVQVEAVIALLDDIRGRWTIPDARIIAHSDLAPDRKQDPGERFPWKTLAQASHGLWFEPAPERIAALTGLLQHGDQGLGVVVLRSGLHRLGYGLAPGGDYDAETETTVRAFQRHWRPSRVDGTADGETRARLVGLLQLSQVETVTGML; the protein is encoded by the coding sequence GTGGCGCTTGACCTGATCGAGGCGCCGTCACCGAACTTCGACACCCGGCGCGCGCCGCCGGACGCCATCGTCCTTCACTACACCGGCATGGAGACGGGCGAGGCGGCGCTTGCGCGGCTGCGCGATACGGACGCTCGTGTCTCGGCCCACTACATGGTCGAGGAGGACGGGCGCGTCTTTCGCCTGGTTCCAGAGGCGCGCCGGGCCTGGCACGCAGGACGCGGCACCTGGCAGGGCGAAACGGACCTGAACGCCGCCTCGATCGGTATCGAGATCGTCAATCCGGGACATGAGTTCGGCTATCGCGAGTTCCCGGCCGTGCAGGTCGAGGCGGTGATCGCGCTGCTGGACGACATCCGCGGCCGATGGACGATCCCGGACGCGCGCATCATCGCCCACTCCGATCTCGCCCCCGATCGCAAGCAGGATCCCGGCGAGCGTTTCCCGTGGAAGACGCTGGCGCAGGCCAGCCATGGCCTGTGGTTCGAACCGGCGCCGGAGCGGATCGCCGCATTGACCGGCTTGCTGCAGCACGGCGACCAGGGGCTGGGCGTGGTTGTGCTGCGCTCGGGCCTGCATCGGCTGGGCTATGGCTTGGCGCCCGGCGGCGATTACGACGCGGAAACGGAAACCACCGTGCGCGCCTTTCAGCGCCACTGGCGACCGTCGCGCGTCGATGGCACAGCCGACGGCGAGACGCGGGCGCGGCTGGTCGGCCTGCTGCAGCTGTCGCAGGTCGAGACCGTCACCGGCATGCTTTAG
- the rsmH gene encoding 16S rRNA (cytosine(1402)-N(4))-methyltransferase RsmH, which translates to MTDAAPHAPVLLAEVLEALRPQAGEVMIDATFGAGGYTRAILKTGAQVIALDRDPTVQPHAEAVANDFSGRFQLVRTPFSGLAEAFEEAGADRLDGAVFDIGVSSMQLDQAERGFSFMRDGPLDMRMSANADHGGETAADIVNTWDHGPLAHIFKLYGEERQSGRIATAILRRRTEQPFTRTLDLAEVVEKALGGRRGAPIHPATRVFQALRIAVNDELGELTRGLEAAEAVLSPGGRLAVVTFHSLEDRIVKAFLTERTGNAPAGSRHAPVSVDPRRPSFDLAFKGAREAGEVERLSNPRARSAKLRAAVRTDAPAWGRFNGKAAA; encoded by the coding sequence ATGACCGATGCGGCTCCGCACGCCCCTGTCCTGCTGGCCGAGGTGCTGGAGGCCCTGCGGCCCCAGGCGGGCGAGGTGATGATCGACGCCACCTTCGGCGCTGGCGGCTACACCCGCGCGATCCTGAAGACGGGCGCGCAGGTGATCGCGCTGGACCGCGACCCCACGGTTCAGCCGCACGCCGAGGCCGTCGCCAACGACTTTTCCGGCCGCTTCCAGCTGGTGCGCACGCCGTTCTCCGGTCTGGCCGAGGCGTTCGAGGAAGCGGGCGCGGACCGTCTGGACGGGGCCGTCTTCGACATCGGCGTCTCCTCAATGCAGCTGGATCAGGCCGAGCGCGGCTTTTCCTTCATGCGCGACGGTCCGCTGGACATGCGCATGTCCGCCAATGCCGATCATGGGGGCGAAACCGCCGCCGACATCGTCAACACCTGGGACCACGGTCCTCTGGCCCACATCTTCAAGCTGTACGGCGAGGAGCGTCAGTCCGGACGCATCGCTACCGCCATTCTGCGCCGCCGTACCGAACAGCCCTTCACCCGCACGCTGGATCTGGCCGAGGTGGTGGAAAAGGCGCTGGGCGGCCGTCGCGGCGCGCCGATCCATCCGGCGACGCGCGTGTTCCAGGCGCTGCGTATCGCCGTCAACGACGAGTTGGGCGAGCTGACGCGCGGGCTGGAGGCGGCTGAGGCCGTGCTCTCGCCGGGCGGGCGGCTGGCGGTGGTGACCTTCCATTCGCTGGAGGACCGCATCGTCAAGGCCTTCCTGACCGAGCGCACCGGCAATGCGCCGGCCGGATCGCGCCATGCACCCGTCTCGGTCGACCCGCGCCGGCCGTCCTTCGACCTCGCCTTCAAGGGCGCGAGAGAGGCGGGCGAGGTCGAGCGGCTGTCCAACCCCCGTGCGCGGTCGGCCAAGCTGCGCGCCGCGGTGCGCACCGACGCGCCCGCCTGGGGTCGCTTCAACGGAAAGGCCGCCGCATGA
- the murF gene encoding UDP-N-acetylmuramoyl-tripeptide--D-alanyl-D-alanine ligase — translation MPDPASRPLWTAAEIAAATGGVLSGPDAAVTGVTYNSREIAPGDLFLALKGARDGHEFAGAAFQSGAALTLVERPVEGGPFVQVADTLSALEALGAAARDRSPGVKRGAVTGSVGKTSVTQAIRAGLDLAGPAHGSIKSYNNHIGVPLTLARMPRETERAVFEIGMNAPGEIAPLSRMVRPHAACVTTVGPVHIEAFADGEAGVAREKAAIFDGLVEGGVAVANGDVAQASVLAEHARAVGARLATFGAHGAHDARLLDFRADAEGAAVTAELHGRRIDYRLAQSGHHWGLNSLAVILMLEALDVPLDTALEALAGFQPLAGRGQVRMIEAPGGAFILIDESYNANPLSMAAGFRTLGARPAEGRRVVVLTDMLELGDQSRSLHEGLAEAIDAAGLDMVHAAGPQMRWLYDALPTSRRGVWRETAAELAAEAALLAGPGDVVMVKGSNGSRAALVARALADLSLA, via the coding sequence ATGCCTGATCCCGCTTCGCGCCCGCTGTGGACGGCCGCCGAGATCGCCGCCGCCACGGGCGGCGTCCTGTCCGGCCCGGACGCCGCCGTGACGGGTGTGACCTACAACAGCCGTGAGATCGCGCCCGGCGACCTGTTTCTGGCGCTGAAGGGCGCGCGCGACGGGCATGAGTTCGCGGGCGCCGCCTTCCAGTCCGGTGCGGCCTTGACCCTGGTCGAGCGGCCGGTGGAGGGCGGACCGTTCGTGCAGGTCGCCGACACGTTGTCGGCGCTGGAGGCGTTGGGGGCAGCCGCGCGGGACCGCAGCCCGGGCGTGAAGCGCGGCGCCGTGACCGGCAGCGTCGGCAAGACCAGCGTCACCCAGGCGATCCGCGCCGGCCTGGACCTGGCCGGTCCGGCGCACGGATCGATCAAGAGCTACAACAACCACATCGGCGTGCCCCTGACGCTCGCCCGCATGCCGCGCGAGACCGAGCGCGCGGTGTTCGAGATCGGCATGAACGCGCCCGGCGAGATCGCGCCGCTGTCGCGCATGGTCCGGCCTCACGCCGCCTGCGTGACCACCGTCGGCCCCGTCCATATCGAAGCGTTCGCGGATGGGGAGGCCGGGGTCGCGCGCGAAAAGGCGGCCATCTTCGACGGACTGGTCGAGGGCGGCGTGGCCGTGGCCAACGGCGATGTGGCGCAGGCCTCGGTGCTGGCGGAGCACGCGCGCGCGGTCGGAGCGCGCCTAGCGACCTTTGGCGCGCACGGCGCCCATGACGCGCGCCTGCTGGACTTCCGAGCCGATGCCGAAGGCGCCGCCGTCACGGCCGAGCTGCACGGCCGGCGCATCGACTATCGACTGGCCCAGAGCGGCCACCATTGGGGCCTGAACAGCCTGGCGGTGATCCTGATGCTGGAGGCGCTGGACGTGCCGCTCGATACGGCGCTTGAGGCGCTGGCCGGGTTCCAGCCGCTGGCGGGGCGGGGCCAGGTGCGGATGATCGAGGCGCCGGGCGGCGCCTTCATCCTGATCGACGAAAGCTACAACGCCAATCCGCTGTCGATGGCGGCGGGCTTTCGCACGCTGGGCGCGCGACCGGCGGAGGGGCGGCGCGTCGTGGTGCTGACCGACATGCTGGAGCTCGGCGACCAGAGCCGCAGTCTGCACGAAGGCCTGGCCGAGGCGATCGACGCGGCGGGCCTGGACATGGTCCATGCGGCCGGGCCGCAGATGCGCTGGCTCTATGACGCCCTGCCGACATCGCGGCGGGGCGTCTGGCGCGAGACGGCGGCCGAGCTGGCGGCGGAAGCGGCGCTTTTGGCCGGCCCCGGCGACGTGGTCATGGTCAAGGGTTCGAACGGCTCAAGGGCCGCCCTGGTCGCGCGCGCGCTCGCCGACC